The following DNA comes from Streptomyces globosus.
CTACGCCCGCGCCGACGTCGCCGACCCCGGCCGGGTGCGGGCCGCGGTCGACACCCTCACTGCCGCCCTCGGGCCCGTCACCGCCCTGCTGCACGGCGCCGGACGCAACGAGCCGACCGGCCTCCCGGCCGTCGACACCGCCTTGGTCCGGCGCACCTTCGCCCCCAAGGTCGACGGATTGCAGGCCGTGCTGGGCGCTGTCGACCAGGACCGGCTTCGCCTGCTCGTCACCTTCGGCAGCATCATCGGCCGGTCCGGACTGCCAGGCGAGGCCCACTACGCCGTCGCCAACGAATGGCTGGCCGATCTCACCGAGGAGTTCGCACGCAGCCACCCCGCCTGCCGGACCCTCTGCCTGGAGTGGTCGGTCTGGTCGGGCGTCGGCATGGGCGAGCGGCTGTCCGTCGTGGAAACCCTCACCCGGAGCGGCGTCACCGCCCTGACCCCCGACCAGGGCGTGGCCCTGCTGCGCCGGGTGCTGGCCGACCCGGACGCGCCGACGACCGTCGTGGTCAGCGGCCGGACCGAGGGCATCGGCACCGTCCGCCGCGACCTCCCGCCGCTGCCGCTGCTGCGCTTCGTCGAGAAGCCTCTGGTGCACTACCACGGAGTGGAACTGGTCGCCGAGGCCCGGCTCAGCGCCGGCACCGACCCCTACCTCGCCGACCACGACCTCGACGGCAACCTGCTCTTCCCCGCCGTCATCGGCATGGAGGCGATGGCCCAGGCTGCCGCCGCCTGCACCGGGCGCACCACCGTGCCGGTGATCGAGGCGGCCGAGTTCCTGCGCCCCATCGTCGTCCCGCCGGCCGGCGCCACCGCCATCCGGATCGCCGTCACCGCCACGGACGACGACACCGTCGAGGCGGTGATCCGCAGCGAGGAGACCGGCTTCGCGGCCGAGCACTTCCGGGCCCGGCTCGTGTTCCGCGAGGCCGCGGTGGACCAGGGGCCGCCCGACCAGACCCCGGACGACCTGCCGGCCGTACCGCTGGACCCGCACGGGGACCTGTACGGAAGCGTGCTGTTCCAGAGCGGGCGCTTCACCCGGCTGCGCCGCTACCACCGGGCTGCGGCCCGGTACGTCGACGCGGACGTGGCGACCTCGGCGACGGACCAGTGGTTCGCCGGGTTCCTCCCCGGCGACCTGCTGCTGGGCGACCCCGGTGCACGGGACGCGCTGATGCACGGCACCCAGGTGTGCGTGCCGCACGCGACCCTGCTGCCACAGGCGGTCGACCGGATCCAGCCGATCGGCGGCAAGCCGGTGGACACCGGCGAGCTGCGGTACGTCGCCACCGAGCGCAGCCGGGACGGCGACACCTACGTCTACGACATCGCCGTCCGCGACGCCCAGGGCGACACGGTCGAGCGGTGGGAGGGCCTGCGGCTGCGGGCGGTCCGCAAGAGCGACGGGCGCGGGCCGTGGCCGGTGCCGCTGCTCGGGCCCTACATGGAACGCTCGCTGGAGGACCTGACCGGGGCCCGGCTGTCGATCGGCGCGGAACCGGCGCCCGAAGCCGGGCCCGGGACACCCGCGGCGGATGACCGGCGGGCCCGGACGGCCACCGCGGCGGCTCGCGCCCTCGGCCGCCCGGCCGTGATCCGCTACCGGCCCGACGGCCGGCCCGAGCTCGCCGACGGCGGCAGCCTGTCCGCGGCGCACGGCCCCGGCCTGACGCTGTGCGCGGTGTCCGCCGAGGGCGGGCCGGTCGGCTGCGACTGCGAAGCCGTCGCGCCGCGCACCGAAGCGGAGTGGCGGGCGCTGCTCGGCACCCACGCGCCGATCGCGGAGCTGCTCGTCCGGGAACGGCCCGACGAGGGTCCGGACGCGGCGGCGACCCGCGTCTGGACGGCCCTGGAATGCCTGCAGAAGGCCGGCCTGACCACGACCGCGCCGCTCACCCTGACCGCCCGCGGCAGCGACGGCTGGGCCGTCCTCGCCTCCGGGGGCCTGCTGGTCGCCACGCTCCTCACCACTGTGCGCGGGGTGGACCGGCCGGTCGTCCTCGCACTCCTGACAGAAGGGTGCTGAACCCATGGCGGACTACTTCGAATACCGGCACACGGTGGGTTTCGAGGAGACCAACCTCGTCGGCAACGTCTACTACGTCAACTACCTCAGCTGGCAGGGCCGCTGCCGGGAGATGTTCCTCAAGCTGCGGGCCCCCGCGGTGCTCGCCGAGATCCAGGACGACCTCAAGCTGTTCACCCTGAAGGTCGACTGCGAGTTCTTCGCCGAGATCACCGCGTTCGACGAACTGTCCATCCGCATGCGGCTGGCCGATCTCGCCCAGACCCAGCTGGAGTTCACCTTCGACTACGTCAAACTGGAGGCGGACGGCACCGAGACCCTCGTCGCCCGCGGCCGGCAGCGCGTCGCCTGCATGCGCGGGCCGAACACCGCGACGGTGCCGTCCCTCGTTCCCGAGGCGCTGCTCACGGCCCTTGAACCGTACGCGCACGCCGCAGCGCCCCGGCTGGAGCAGACCGCATGAGGCCCGGCTCCGGGTCCGGGGCCGGACCGACCGACGTGACCGACCCCGGCCAACTGCGCCAGATCTTCGGCAGCTTCGCCACCGGCATCACCGTGGTCACGGTCGGCGGGGACGCCCCGCACGGCATGACCGCGAACTCCTTCGCCTCCGTCTCGCTGGACCCGCCCCTGGTGCTGGTGTGCGTCGCCGACGACGCCCTCATGCACAAGGTCCTGGAAGCCGCGGACCACTTCGGCATCTCCATCCTCGCGGCCGGCCAGGACCAGGTGGCCCGGCACTTCTCGGACGGCTCCCGTCCGCAGGGGCTGCGGCAGTTCGACGCGGTGCGCTGGCGGCCCGGTCCGGCCACCGGCGCGCCGCTCATCGACGACGCCCTGGCCCACCTGGAGTGCGCCATGTGGCGCCGCTACGACGGCGGAGACCACACGATCTTCCTCGGCGAGGTGGTACGGATGAGACGCCGCCCGGACCAGGACGCCCTGCTGTTCGCCGGCGGGCGCTACGCCCGCCTGGCGCCGCACCGGAGGGAGGCCGTCGCGTGAACCCGGCATCCCGGAGCCGGGCCGGGCGCACCCCGCCCGGCCCCCGGCGCACCGAACTCCCCTCCCTCTTCCGCAAGCTGGTCACCGACCGGCTGGAGCTGCTGAGCCAGGCCGCCGGCCTCGGAGACGCCGTCCGCGTCGCCATGGGGCCGCGGACGCTCTACATCTTCAACCACCCCGACCACGCCAAACACGTGCTGGCCGACAACAGCGCCAACTACCACAAGGGCATCGGTCTCACCGAGGCCAAACGTGCCCTCGGCGACGGCCTGCTCACCAGCGAGGGCGCGCTGTGGCGCGAGCAGCGCCGCACCGCCCAGCCGTCCTTCCAGGTCAAGCACCTCGCCGCGCAGGCGGGGGTGATCGCGGAGGAGGCGGCCAAGCTGACCGCCCGGCTGCGAGCCCGGCAGGGCGAAGGCGTGGTCGACCTCACCGAGGAGTTCACCACCCTCACCCTCGGCGTGCTGGGCCGCACGCTGCTGGACGCGGACCTGTCCGCGTACGGATCGGTCGGCCACGCCTTCGAGGCGGTGCAGGACCAGGCCATGTTCGAGATGGTCACCCAGGGCATGGTGCCGCTGTGGGCGCCGCTGCCCAAGCAGCGGAGGTTCCGGCGGGCCCGTACGGAACTCCAGGACGCCGTGGAGCGGCTCGTCCGCGACCGCGGCGCCGCCGCCGAGGGTCTGCTGGCCCGGCTGATCGAATCCGCCGGGCGGCAACCCGACCCCGGCCTCGCCCGGCAGCGGCTGCGCGACGACCTGGTGACCCTCCTGCTCACCGGACACGAGACCACCGCCAGCTCACTGAGCTGGACCTTCCACCTGCTGGACCGGAACCCGGAGGCCGCCGCGCTGGTACGCGCCGAGGCGGAGCGGGTGCTGGGCGACCGCGACCCGGTGTACGAGGACCTCACCCGGCTGCGGTACACCGCGATGGTGGTCCACGAGGCCATGCGGCTCTACCCACCGGTGTGGATCCTCACCCGCCGGGCGGTGAACGCCGACGAGGTCGGCGGATACCACGTGCCGGCCGGCGCCGACGTCCTCGTCTGCCCCTACACGCTGCACCGCCACCCCCGGTTCTGGGACGACCCGGAGCGCTTCGACCCGGAGCGCTTCGACCCCGGACGCCCGGCGGACCGGCCCCGGTACGCCTACATCCCGTTCGGTGCCGGGCCGCGGTTCTGCATCGGCAACAACCTCGGGCTGATGGAAGCCGTGTTCGTGACCGCCATGGTCACCCGTGAGCTGACGCTCAGCACACCGCCGGGGCACCGGGTGGTTCCCGAGGCGATGCTTTCGCTGCGGGTCAAAGGCGGGCTGCCGGTCCGGGTGCGGGCCGCCGCAGGGTGATCGCGCAGGCAGGAGCGCGGACGCGGCCGGGAACGCGGCTGCCGAGGTGAGCACAACGCCCGAGGGGCGCGGACCGCCGGTCCGCGCCCCTCGGGCAGTTCCCGGCGTCAGCCGGCCACTCGCGTCAGCGCGTGCATTCTCATGTCCAGCAGCGCCAGCAGTACGGGCGGATCGAGCGCGCGCATCGCGCGCAGCCGCACATCCGCCGGCTTGAGCAGCGTGTTCGAGCCCACCGTCACCGGCCCGTACGTGCCGATGGAGGGAGCGCCGTCCGAGCGGATGCCGTCCAGCTCCTCCATCCCGTACGGGACCGACTGCATGAGGACGTACCAGGTGCCCTCGGGGACGTCCTCCAGGACGTAGGGCCCCGGCCGGTCGAGGACCGCGCAGCGCACCGGCTGGCCCTGCGGGATGCACTCGGGGAACAGGCCGATGAAGACGTGGCCCGCCTGGCCGTCCTCCGGGGGCAGCACGGTGCCGCGCAGCGACACCGGGCGGGTCCGGTCGCCGGGGGGAGGCCCGGCGGGCTGGATCTCGTCGGTGAAGCCGCCCAGCCGGCGATATGCGGACGGAGCCATTCCCACGGAATTCTTGAACCGTGAACTGAAGGTGCCGACACTCTGGTAGCCGACCAGATTGCTGATGTCGGCGATGTTGAGTTCGGTGGTCACCAGCAGGTGCTTCGCCCGCTCCAGCCGCAGTGCCGAAAGGAAGCGCCCGGGAGTGATCCCGGTGGCGTTCTTGAATATCCGGGTGAAGTGGAACTTGCTGAAGAGCGCGGTCTTGGCCATCTCGTCGATGGTGAGTTCCTGCCCGAGGTTATCCTGCATGCTGCTGATGACCCGGGTGACGGCGCGTTCGATGGTGGTTTCCATATCCCCTCCGTGTTCGGTCCTGTGGTGGTACACGGCCCCCTGTGTGTCAACGCCCCTTCGGTCGCTCGACCTCCCTGGCGATCTGCTGCCAGACCTCCGCGCATTTCCTGGCGAGCGCGGCGACGCTGTCCGTGCAGTGCGCGGGAAGTGCGTCGAGCCGGTGGTGCCAGTCGTCGGTCAGGACAGGCTGGGTGTGCAGCCACCGCAGCAGCTGCCGGCCGGCCTCCGTGCTGCGCAGCGACGGGTCCCGGCTCAGGCTGCGCAGCACCTCCGGGAAGGCCCGGCAGGACAGCGCCGGCGCCGATTCGGGTGCGGACGGCGTGAGTGACGCGCGTAACTCCTGCGCCGCGGGCGAGCCGGCCGGTACGGGTGTCTCGCCGCGCCGGATCCGGCCGCGGATGGTGTGCGCGGTCCCCACCGAGACGCCCGCGTCCCGGGCGATCTCCCGCAGTGGCGCGTCCGGCCGCTCGGCGATGAGCTGCACGGCGAGCAGCCGGCCCCGGGTGCCGTCCAGCGGGTAGCTGCGGCCGTCGGCGCCGATCCGGGTGTTCAGGTGCGCGGATTCCGCGCCTGAAAGCCTGCGCAGGGCGGCCACGGTCTTGCCGGACAGCCCGACGCACGCCGCCACCGCCCGGTCGGAGATCTGCGGGTCGGCGGTCAGGATGCGCCGGGCCGCCGCCTTGCGGTCGGAGAGGGACAGGGGCAGGCCGTGCGCGATGTTCTCCTGCACGGCCCGCCGGAAGGCCTCGTCCGGGCTGCCGTCGAAGTACAGGGCCTCGATGTCGTGACGGCCGCGCAGGACGGCCGCGTGCAGGCGGTGCATGCCGTCGATGACGCGCATGGTGGCGCGGTGCACCAGGATCGGCGGGAGGGCGTCGGACGTCTCCGTCAGCCGGCGGACGTGTTCGGCGTCGATTCCGGCCAGCCGCGGGGAGTCGGCGGGCCGCAGCCGTGTCACGGAGACCCGGTGTACCTGCGGCAGCGGGACGGCGTGGAGAAGGTGCGCAGCACGCGGCGGATCAGCGGTTGTCACGTGGGAACCCCCGATGGCATGTGCGATGGAACGTCGGTATGGCAGGACCGAAACGCAAGCAGTTGTGCCGTGTTCGTGGTTGTTCTGTGACGTTGCCAGGAGCGTAATCGTCCGACGGTCTTTGGCCAAGACTTGGCGGGGATTTTCTGACGGGGGGTTCGCAACCTGTGAGTTGCTTGAAAGGACTAACTGCTCATAAATTGCTGAAGCCTAAAACAGAATGAGCTGGCGGGAGGAGCTGCCGTGGAGCCGGAAAGCGCTCTCAGGTCACCCCGGACGCCGACATTGGAGGCTTATGCAGACACGATTGTTCCCGGTGAAAAGCGCTGGCCCGGCGATGCGGCGATCGCCGGCGCGGCCGACGGCGGCGGAGCCGTCGCGGCCGGTGCGATCCAACTGCTGGAGTGGGACGCCACCGGTCTGACCGAGGGCCTGGACGACCTCGCCGATCTGCTCAACCGGCACGCGCGCACGTACGCGGACGGACGCGGACTCGCTCTGGACACGGCACTCCCGCCGTTCGTGGCCCTGGACTTCGGGCACAGGACAGCCTTGGTGGCGGAGCTGACAGCGCCGGGCCACCCCGAGAAGGAATTCTGGGTGCTTCTGGCCCTCTTCAGCAACATGGCTTACGACTCCGCTGCGCATATGCACACCGCAGACGCCATCGCCCAGGGCCACCCCGGCCTGGCCGCGATGGGGGTCGTACCGCCCGGCCCGGACCGCCTCTGGCGCTTTGACCAGCACTCCTACGGCCGTCGGCTGGCCCGCGTCCACCCCGACACCACCCCCTCAGGGAGCCCGGCATGAACAGTGCGGAGCAGACCGACGTCCTCGTGGTCGGCAGCGGCTTCGGCGGCGCGATCGCCGCCTACCACCTTGCCGCCGGAGGGGCTTCGGTGACCGTGCTCGAACGCGGCCCCTGGCTCACCGCCGAGGACGCCGAGCACGACTACAAGCTCGGCTCCTCCTACACGCGCGGCTTCGACTTCACCGTCGGGGACGGCATGAGCATCCTCGGCGGCAACTGCGTGGGCGGCGGCAGCGTCGTCTACTTCGCCTCCATGCCCCGAGCCCCCCGGTTCGTCTTCGAACGCCGCGGCAGCATCGGCCGCCGGATGTGGCCGGCCGCAGTCAGCCGTGACACCCTGGAGCCCTGGTACGACCGGGTCGCCGAGGCCCTGCCCGTCACTCCGCAGGACTGGCACGACGTCACCTACGCGGGCGGTCTGTGGGCCGCAGCCTGCGACCACGCGGGCCGGACCGCCAACCCGCTGCCCGTCGCCATCGACACCGCCGCCTGCGTCAACTGCAACTGGATGATGGCCGGCTGCCGCTTCGACGCCAAGCGGTCCCTGCTCCTGAACTACCTGCCCGCCGCCGTCGCCCACGGCGCCGTGATCCGCCCGCTGCACGAGGTGCAGGCCATCTCCCGTACGGACGGCGGCGGTTACCGCATCCGCTACCACGTCATCGACGACGAGGACTACCGGATCACCACCGGATCCGGTGCGATCGACGCCAAGATCGTCGTACTCGCCGCCGGGGCCGGCGCCACCCCCGTCATCCTCCAGCGCAGCGAGGCCGGCCTCGGCCCCATGCCGCACGCCGTCGGCCGGTACTTCTCCGGCAACGGCGAACGGCTCAACACCGCGGTCGTGAACGAGGACCGGGTCGCCGAAGTCCTCGGCCTGTCCCGCGGCGAGGGCGCACCCGCCTACGGCGCCAACCCGATCGGCCGCGGCCCCACCGTTGCCAGCTGGGACCGCCTCGACGGCTCGCTGCCCGAGTACTCCCGCTACTCCCTGGAACAGCTCTACTTCCCGCCCGGCCTCGGCACCATCCTCGCCCAGGCCCCGGACGCCGGCGACGGACCCACCTGGTTCGGCCGGGACAAGAAGCGGATGCTCTCCCGCTGGAACTCCTGGCTGACCATCTTCACCATGAGCGAGGACGACAACGAGGGCGTGTTCGGCCCGCCGCCCGCCACCGGAAACGCCATGCGCATCTCCCAGCAGATGCTGGGCCGCGGCAACCTGAGATACGAGCCCACCGCCAACACCCGGCACGGCTGGGCCGCCTCGGACGCCGAGGTCAAGGACATCCTCGAACGCGACGGCATCGCCCGGGTCCGGCCCTGGACCAACGACGTCGTCGGCGCCTACACGGTGCACCCCCTCGCCTCCTGCCGGATGGGCGACGACCCCGCGACGTCCGCCCTCGACGACCGCAACGAACTCCGCGGCCACCCGGGCATCTTCGTCACCGACGGCTCCGCCGTCCCCGGCGCCCTCACCGTCAACCCCGCCATGACCATCGCTGCGGTCGCCGAGCGCGCCGTCCCCGGCATCGTCCGGGCCGCCCGGGAGCGCGGCGTGGCCGTCCGCTACGGGGCACCGGCCCCGGACGGCTCCACCAGCGGACGACGGGGCGTGCTGCCCCTGATCCGGACGTGAACCACCGCACCGGGCTCGACCTGCTCCCCGTGCGACGGCTCGTCCGCACCGCGCTGCGCGGGGCCCTGGCCCGGACCCGGTACGTCGCCGTGGTCCGGCCGGAGCACGCCGAAGGCACCGTGGCCGCCGTCTACACGCAGGCGGAACGCGACTTCGGCGTGCTCGCCCCGCCCATCGCCCTGCACGCGGCGGCCCCCGACATCCTGGCCGCGGCCTGGGCGCTGCTGCGCGAGACGCTGCTCGTGCCCGGCCGGGTGGACCGGGCGGCCAGGGAGGCGGTGGCCGCCGCCGTGTCCGAGGCCAACGCCTGCCGGTACTGCGTGGAGGTGCACGGGGCGATGGTGCGCACCATGACGGGCCGTCAGGGGCCGCCCGGGGGCCCAGGCGCCGCAGGCCAGGACGGACGGATCGGGCGCTGGGTGCGGGGGAGCGGCGGCGGCCCCCCGGCCGGCCCGCCCGGAACCCCGGAGGAACTCCCGGAGTACGCCGGGGTCGCGGTCGCCTTCCACTACCTCAACCGGATGGTGAGCGTCTTCCTCGACGACTCGCCCCTGCCTGCGGCGACCCCGGCGGCCGCCCGCGGCACCGTCATGCGCATGGTCACCGAGGCGATGCGGCCCCGCGACCCGGCCGGCCCGCTGCCCGGCGCCGCCCTGGAGCTGCTGCCGGCGGCGCCGCTGCCCGCCGATCTGGCCTGGGCGGCAGGAAGCCCGTCCGTCGCCGGTGCGTTCGCCCGCGCGGCGGCGGCCGTCGAGGCCGGCGGAGCCCGGGCGCTGCCGCCGGACGCCCGAGAGCTGGTGCGCGCCCGGCTGGCCGCGGCGGACGGCACGGCCCTGGGCCCGAGCCGGGCCTGGGCCCTGGCCGCGGTACGCGACCTGCCCGCGGCGGACCGCCCGGCCGCCCGGCTGGCCCTGCTCACGGGGCTGGCCGCCTACCAGGTCGTACCGGACGACATCACCGAGTTCCGGGCGGCGGCGGACCCGGCCGACGACCGGGCGCTGATCGAACTCACCGCCTGGGCCGCCCTCACCGCGGCCCGCCTCGCCGGCCGGCGCCTGACCCGCTCCGCAACAGGCGAGAAGACACCGCGCTCCCCGTGACCCAGGCTGGACCAGGCCGAGCGGGCCGCCCCCACCCACAGCAGAGAGCGAGAGACGCATGTCCGATCTGCAGAACGTGCTCAAGGACCTGACCACCGCGGCCGACGACACCGAGCGGATGGTGGCCGACCTCACCGAGGAGCAGTGGGCGCTGCCGACCCCGGCGAGCGGCTGGACGGTCGCCGACCAGGTCGCCCACATGTCCTTCATCTTCCGCCTCGCCGGCACGGCGGCCTCGGACCCGGCTGCCTTCGCCGCCATGACCGAGCAGGCCAAGGGCGACTTCGACGGCGCCGTGAACGCCGCCCTGCACGCCTACCCGCGCCACGACCCCGCCGCGCTGCTGGCACGCTGGCGGGCGGAGCGCACCGCCTGCATCGACGCGCTCGCTGTCGTCCCGCCCGGCCAGGTCGTGCCCTGGCTGGTCAACCCGCTGCCGCCGGTCGTGCTCGCCTGCGCCGGGATCATGGAGACCTTCGCGCACGGACAGGACATCGCCGACGCCCTCCGCATCCGCCGGGAGCCCGCCGAGTGGCTGCGCCACCTCGTCGGATTCGCCGTGCTCACCCGGGACTTCGGCTACCAGGCGCGCGGCCTGACGCCGCCCGCCGAGCCGTTCCGGTTCGAGATCACCGGGCCGTCGGGTGAGCTGTGGGAGCACGGTCCGGCCGACGCCGCCGAGCGGGTCTCCGGTCCGGCCCACGACTTCTGCCTGCTGGTCACCCGCCGCCGGCACCGCGCCGACCTGGCGGTGACCGCCGCCGGCCCGGCCGCCGAGCACTGGCTGGACATCGCCCAGGCGTACCGCGGCCCGGCGGGCGAGGGCAGGAAGCCCGGCCAGTTCGCCGACCTCCCCGCCTGAGCTGCCGGACAGCGTCGAGGGGCCGAGCCCAACGGGCTCGGCCCCTCGACGTTCCGCGGACAGGGGCGCCCCCGCGGGGGATCGAGTGGGCGCCCCTGCCGGTCGTGGGCCCGGTCAGGACGGCAGGTTGACCGGGCTGTTCTGGTAGGCCGCGATGAACCACTGGCCGTCCTGCCTGGCCAGTACCCAGGTCGCCCGGATCTCGCGTTCGGGGGCGACGGTCGTCTCGCCGGGCGCGAGCACCCCGCCCTGAGTGATCAGCACCGCCGTGTCGGCACCCATGAAGCGGAGGTCCTTCGGCGCCCCCACAACCCTGGTGCCCTTGAACGGCCCCGCGTACCCGAAGTCCATGAACCCCTTGACCTCGGCGCGGCCCTTCTTGTAGACGTCCCCGGGGAGGATCATCGTGGCGTCCTCGGTGAACAGGGCGGCGACGGCCGCCGCGTCCTGCGCGGCCCAGGCCGCCATCATGCGCTCGGGGACCTCCGCGATGGCCGCCCGGTCCTTGTCCCTGTTCATGTCCGTCATGCTGTCCTCCACTCAGTCAGACGCTGCCAGTTCGATGATCGAGAGGTGTCCGGCCGGGTGTACGCCGCGTACCGCGAGGCCGGCCCGCTCGCCCAGTACGCGGATCTCGGCCAGGCCGCGCTCCTTGCCGCCGTTGTAGGCGAGCATGCGCAGATCCATTGCGGTGTTCGGCGACTCGCCGTCCCGGCCGATCGCCTCGATGACAAGTACGGCGCCCTTGGCGCCGGCAGCCTCGGCGCACCGGCACAGCAGGGCCGTGGCCGGGTCGTCGCTCCAGTCGTGGAGGACCGCGGACAGTACGTACCCGCCCGCTCCGGCGGGCAGCCGCTCGAAGAAGCTGCCCGGTGCCACGTCTGCCCGGCCGGACAGGCCGCGGTCCGCGAACAGCCGCCGCGCGGCAGCCGCGGGCCCGGGCAGGTCGACGACCGTGCCCCGCAGTTCCGGATGCGCGGCCAGCAGGTGCGCGAGGAGGCCGCCGCTGCCGCCCCCGACGTCCACCACGTGCCCCAGCGCGGCCCAGTCGTACGCCTGCGGGAGCCGCGCGTGCTCCACGGCGACGTGATGGCTCATCAGGGCATCGAAGGAAGCGGACCGTTCCGGGTCGGAGGCCAGGTCTTCCCACAATGCGGCGCCGTGCCGCACCGGATAGGCCGGCTCGCCCGTGCGCACCGAGTGCAGCAGCTCCACGAAGCTCAGGTCCCCCCGGCCGACCGCGCCGGTCAGGTCGAGCCACCGCCGCTTCCCG
Coding sequences within:
- a CDS encoding acyl-CoA thioesterase — its product is MADYFEYRHTVGFEETNLVGNVYYVNYLSWQGRCREMFLKLRAPAVLAEIQDDLKLFTLKVDCEFFAEITAFDELSIRMRLADLAQTQLEFTFDYVKLEADGTETLVARGRQRVACMRGPNTATVPSLVPEALLTALEPYAHAAAPRLEQTA
- a CDS encoding flavin reductase family protein; its protein translation is MRPGSGSGAGPTDVTDPGQLRQIFGSFATGITVVTVGGDAPHGMTANSFASVSLDPPLVLVCVADDALMHKVLEAADHFGISILAAGQDQVARHFSDGSRPQGLRQFDAVRWRPGPATGAPLIDDALAHLECAMWRRYDGGDHTIFLGEVVRMRRRPDQDALLFAGGRYARLAPHRREAVA
- a CDS encoding cytochrome P450, coding for MNPASRSRAGRTPPGPRRTELPSLFRKLVTDRLELLSQAAGLGDAVRVAMGPRTLYIFNHPDHAKHVLADNSANYHKGIGLTEAKRALGDGLLTSEGALWREQRRTAQPSFQVKHLAAQAGVIAEEAAKLTARLRARQGEGVVDLTEEFTTLTLGVLGRTLLDADLSAYGSVGHAFEAVQDQAMFEMVTQGMVPLWAPLPKQRRFRRARTELQDAVERLVRDRGAAAEGLLARLIESAGRQPDPGLARQRLRDDLVTLLLTGHETTASSLSWTFHLLDRNPEAAALVRAEAERVLGDRDPVYEDLTRLRYTAMVVHEAMRLYPPVWILTRRAVNADEVGGYHVPAGADVLVCPYTLHRHPRFWDDPERFDPERFDPGRPADRPRYAYIPFGAGPRFCIGNNLGLMEAVFVTAMVTRELTLSTPPGHRVVPEAMLSLRVKGGLPVRVRAAAG
- a CDS encoding AraC family transcriptional regulator: METTIERAVTRVISSMQDNLGQELTIDEMAKTALFSKFHFTRIFKNATGITPGRFLSALRLERAKHLLVTTELNIADISNLVGYQSVGTFSSRFKNSVGMAPSAYRRLGGFTDEIQPAGPPPGDRTRPVSLRGTVLPPEDGQAGHVFIGLFPECIPQGQPVRCAVLDRPGPYVLEDVPEGTWYVLMQSVPYGMEELDGIRSDGAPSIGTYGPVTVGSNTLLKPADVRLRAMRALDPPVLLALLDMRMHALTRVAG
- a CDS encoding ParB/RepB/Spo0J family partition protein: MTRLRPADSPRLAGIDAEHVRRLTETSDALPPILVHRATMRVIDGMHRLHAAVLRGRHDIEALYFDGSPDEAFRRAVQENIAHGLPLSLSDRKAAARRILTADPQISDRAVAACVGLSGKTVAALRRLSGAESAHLNTRIGADGRSYPLDGTRGRLLAVQLIAERPDAPLREIARDAGVSVGTAHTIRGRIRRGETPVPAGSPAAQELRASLTPSAPESAPALSCRAFPEVLRSLSRDPSLRSTEAGRQLLRWLHTQPVLTDDWHHRLDALPAHCTDSVAALARKCAEVWQQIAREVERPKGR
- a CDS encoding DUF5987 family protein, giving the protein MEAYADTIVPGEKRWPGDAAIAGAADGGGAVAAGAIQLLEWDATGLTEGLDDLADLLNRHARTYADGRGLALDTALPPFVALDFGHRTALVAELTAPGHPEKEFWVLLALFSNMAYDSAAHMHTADAIAQGHPGLAAMGVVPPGPDRLWRFDQHSYGRRLARVHPDTTPSGSPA
- a CDS encoding FAD-dependent oxidoreductase; amino-acid sequence: MNSAEQTDVLVVGSGFGGAIAAYHLAAGGASVTVLERGPWLTAEDAEHDYKLGSSYTRGFDFTVGDGMSILGGNCVGGGSVVYFASMPRAPRFVFERRGSIGRRMWPAAVSRDTLEPWYDRVAEALPVTPQDWHDVTYAGGLWAAACDHAGRTANPLPVAIDTAACVNCNWMMAGCRFDAKRSLLLNYLPAAVAHGAVIRPLHEVQAISRTDGGGYRIRYHVIDDEDYRITTGSGAIDAKIVVLAAGAGATPVILQRSEAGLGPMPHAVGRYFSGNGERLNTAVVNEDRVAEVLGLSRGEGAPAYGANPIGRGPTVASWDRLDGSLPEYSRYSLEQLYFPPGLGTILAQAPDAGDGPTWFGRDKKRMLSRWNSWLTIFTMSEDDNEGVFGPPPATGNAMRISQQMLGRGNLRYEPTANTRHGWAASDAEVKDILERDGIARVRPWTNDVVGAYTVHPLASCRMGDDPATSALDDRNELRGHPGIFVTDGSAVPGALTVNPAMTIAAVAERAVPGIVRAARERGVAVRYGAPAPDGSTSGRRGVLPLIRT
- a CDS encoding carboxymuconolactone decarboxylase family protein; this encodes MNHRTGLDLLPVRRLVRTALRGALARTRYVAVVRPEHAEGTVAAVYTQAERDFGVLAPPIALHAAAPDILAAAWALLRETLLVPGRVDRAAREAVAAAVSEANACRYCVEVHGAMVRTMTGRQGPPGGPGAAGQDGRIGRWVRGSGGGPPAGPPGTPEELPEYAGVAVAFHYLNRMVSVFLDDSPLPAATPAAARGTVMRMVTEAMRPRDPAGPLPGAALELLPAAPLPADLAWAAGSPSVAGAFARAAAAVEAGGARALPPDARELVRARLAAADGTALGPSRAWALAAVRDLPAADRPAARLALLTGLAAYQVVPDDITEFRAAADPADDRALIELTAWAALTAARLAGRRLTRSATGEKTPRSP
- a CDS encoding TIGR03084 family metal-binding protein is translated as MSDLQNVLKDLTTAADDTERMVADLTEEQWALPTPASGWTVADQVAHMSFIFRLAGTAASDPAAFAAMTEQAKGDFDGAVNAALHAYPRHDPAALLARWRAERTACIDALAVVPPGQVVPWLVNPLPPVVLACAGIMETFAHGQDIADALRIRREPAEWLRHLVGFAVLTRDFGYQARGLTPPAEPFRFEITGPSGELWEHGPADAAERVSGPAHDFCLLVTRRRHRADLAVTAAGPAAEHWLDIAQAYRGPAGEGRKPGQFADLPA
- a CDS encoding SgcJ/EcaC family oxidoreductase, producing the protein MTDMNRDKDRAAIAEVPERMMAAWAAQDAAAVAALFTEDATMILPGDVYKKGRAEVKGFMDFGYAGPFKGTRVVGAPKDLRFMGADTAVLITQGGVLAPGETTVAPEREIRATWVLARQDGQWFIAAYQNSPVNLPS
- a CDS encoding methyltransferase, whose protein sequence is MGLTTLADLATPMAVRVAATLGVADHLVAGRRTAAELAAAAGAHPDALDRLLRHLVGVGLFTRDTGSGRYGLTALGEQLRDDHPAGKRRWLDLTGAVGRGDLSFVELLHSVRTGEPAYPVRHGAALWEDLASDPERSASFDALMSHHVAVEHARLPQAYDWAALGHVVDVGGGSGGLLAHLLAAHPELRGTVVDLPGPAAAARRLFADRGLSGRADVAPGSFFERLPAGAGGYVLSAVLHDWSDDPATALLCRCAEAAGAKGAVLVIEAIGRDGESPNTAMDLRMLAYNGGKERGLAEIRVLGERAGLAVRGVHPAGHLSIIELAASD